In one window of Coriobacteriia bacterium DNA:
- a CDS encoding polyprenyl synthetase family protein gives MKQNEFAAFLNKHYKQVDELIASYYKGRGEHSDMGRYLYGPLSAYSANGGKRHRPMVCMLGCAAVGGDPRLASSAAAAVEHFHIAALIHDDIADEGELRHGEPCLHITQGIGLAVNDGDLALSQVTGIVLRDDRLDDATKVRVLGELVDMTTRTIEGQALDIGWARDDRWDLAVDDYLSMATHKTAYYSAAVPLACGAIIGGGSEEQIEALRSFGLATGLAFQLQDDLLNLVGDKESAQKDFRNDITEGKRTLMAVYALQNAGVADELRGILSAHTADPARLERAVSLMDEAGALDYARTYSLDLTARAKRALESVKLERKPKELLLSMADFFVERLA, from the coding sequence ATGAAGCAGAACGAGTTCGCGGCGTTTCTCAACAAGCATTACAAGCAGGTGGACGAGCTCATCGCCTCGTACTACAAGGGGCGGGGCGAGCACTCCGACATGGGGCGCTACCTCTACGGTCCACTCTCCGCGTACTCGGCCAACGGCGGTAAGCGCCATCGGCCCATGGTGTGCATGCTGGGATGCGCTGCGGTGGGCGGTGATCCCCGCCTTGCCTCGAGCGCCGCGGCGGCTGTCGAGCACTTCCACATCGCCGCGCTCATCCACGATGACATCGCTGACGAGGGCGAACTGCGCCACGGCGAGCCGTGCCTGCACATCACACAGGGCATTGGTCTGGCTGTCAACGACGGTGACCTTGCGCTCTCGCAGGTCACGGGCATCGTGCTGCGCGACGACCGACTCGATGACGCTACGAAGGTCCGCGTGCTCGGCGAGCTCGTCGACATGACGACGCGCACGATTGAGGGTCAGGCGCTCGACATCGGCTGGGCACGCGACGATCGCTGGGATCTTGCGGTTGACGACTACCTGTCCATGGCGACGCACAAGACGGCATACTATTCCGCTGCGGTGCCGCTGGCCTGTGGCGCGATCATTGGCGGAGGCTCCGAGGAGCAGATCGAGGCCCTGCGTTCGTTTGGCCTGGCAACGGGTTTGGCCTTCCAGCTGCAGGATGACCTGCTCAACCTTGTGGGCGACAAAGAGTCGGCGCAGAAAGACTTCCGCAATGACATCACGGAGGGCAAGCGCACGCTGATGGCGGTGTACGCGCTCCAGAATGCCGGCGTTGCCGACGAGCTCAGGGGCATCCTCTCGGCGCATACGGCTGATCCCGCCCGGCTTGAGCGTGCGGTTAGCCTCATGGACGAGGCGGGTGCGCTCGACTATGCGCGCACGTATTCGCTTGACCTGACGGCGCGTGCCAAGCGGGCTCTGGAGTCCGTCAAGCTCGAGCGCAAGCCCAAGGAGCTTCTGCTCTCCATGGCGGACTTCTTCGTCGAGCGCCTGGCGTAA
- a CDS encoding L,D-transpeptidase family protein, with product MRLSTPLKVALIVAFAAVLAVGGVVGVAFAHDRSEYDIVPDNTSVNGVDVSGLTEDEAIALVRSQLTAASQNVSVTLVDPNTGETYPLTVENSVSYNIAASVEDALDRNRDRSALSRIMEDATGDELAPLDIPLEYQVDSSSVYSLVSSMAGTINRDPADAYRDFNDDDTVTLHNEVYGRTLDVDATAAAVTTQLQSAVSSGMSAADLTANPIQVPMTAATAEPAVKAADLPPCIIINYDTTTLYVYGTDPTTPIFECAIGYGRGTDEDGTFTSPEGLHYIEYKDAAPTWSNPDPTGWGSNLPAFVEAGPDNPLGLRALKVSDAPMIYLHGVNNPWLTHNNESHGCINIYNDDIVQLFDLIPDPSTVSTPIYVYFHGTQATYPGGAIDAYYASLGY from the coding sequence ATGCGTCTCAGCACTCCCCTCAAGGTTGCGCTCATCGTCGCGTTCGCCGCAGTGCTCGCCGTCGGCGGCGTCGTCGGCGTCGCATTTGCGCACGACCGCTCCGAATACGACATCGTCCCCGACAACACGTCCGTCAACGGCGTCGACGTCTCGGGACTCACGGAGGACGAGGCCATCGCCCTCGTCAGATCCCAGCTCACCGCAGCCTCACAGAACGTCTCCGTGACGCTCGTCGACCCCAACACCGGCGAGACGTACCCCCTCACTGTCGAGAACAGCGTGTCGTACAACATCGCCGCCTCCGTCGAGGATGCCCTCGATCGCAATCGCGACCGCTCAGCGCTTAGCCGCATCATGGAGGACGCGACGGGCGACGAGCTCGCGCCGCTCGACATCCCGCTCGAGTACCAGGTTGACAGCTCATCGGTCTACAGCCTCGTCAGCTCCATGGCGGGGACGATCAACCGCGATCCGGCCGACGCCTACCGCGACTTCAACGACGACGATACCGTGACGCTACACAACGAGGTTTACGGCCGCACGCTCGACGTCGACGCGACCGCCGCTGCCGTCACCACTCAGCTCCAGAGCGCCGTCAGCTCCGGCATGTCCGCCGCTGACCTCACGGCCAATCCCATCCAGGTTCCGATGACCGCGGCGACGGCCGAGCCTGCCGTGAAGGCCGCCGACCTGCCCCCCTGCATCATCATCAACTACGACACGACGACGCTTTACGTTTACGGCACCGACCCGACGACGCCCATCTTTGAGTGCGCCATCGGCTACGGACGCGGCACGGATGAGGACGGCACGTTCACGAGCCCCGAGGGCCTGCACTACATCGAGTACAAGGACGCCGCTCCCACGTGGAGCAACCCCGATCCCACGGGTTGGGGCTCCAACCTCCCGGCTTTCGTCGAGGCGGGCCCCGACAACCCTCTGGGCCTGCGCGCACTCAAGGTCAGCGACGCCCCGATGATCTACCTGCACGGCGTCAACAACCCCTGGCTGACGCACAACAATGAGAGCCACGGCTGCATCAACATCTACAACGACGACATTGTGCAGCTGTTCGACCTGATCCCCGACCCGTCGACCGTCTCGACGCCCATCTACGTCTACTTCCACGGTACGCAGGCCACCTACCCCGGCGGCGCCATCGACGCCTACTACGCGTCGCTCGGGTACTAA